In the genome of Rhizobium etli 8C-3, one region contains:
- a CDS encoding ATP-dependent helicase, protein MSNSFDDIPFFDEEPGEAPRKPQAPTPAAGGIAARAMAARDGAKRPDYLAGLNPEQTEAVETLEGPVLVLAGAGTGKTRVLTTRIAHILSTGRAFPSQILAVTFTNKAAREMKERIALLVGGAVEGMPWLGTFHSIGVKLLRRHAELVNLRSDFTILDTDDVVRLIKQLIQAEGLDDKRWPAKQFAGMIDTWKNKGLGPADIPEGDARAFANGKGRELYFAYQARLMSLNACDFGDLLMHPIAIFRKNPDLLKEYHQRFRYILVDEYQDTNTAQYMWLRLLAQRPGRKSTSPLVGGMPGRAEGDIGSDTGSRRSAFVASPDISSKREEIAETTINICCVGDDDQSIYGWRGAEVDNILRFEKDFPGAKVIKLERNYRSTEHILGAAAHLIAHNEGRLGKTLFTDRVDPEDVKVQVHASWDSEEEARAIGEEIEALQRKQHDLNDMAILVRASFQMREFEDRFVTLGLNYRVIGGPRFYERLEIRDAMAYFRLVAQPADDLAFERIINTPKRGLGETTVRALHDYARARDIPMLAAAADIIETDELKPKARKALFDVVHSFRNWQQRLETTPHTELAEQILEESGYTDMWKADKTAEAPGRLENLKELIRSMESFESLRGFLEHVALVMDAEQNENLDAVSIMTLHSAKGLEFDTVFLPGWEEGLFPHQRSLDESGRAGLEEERRLAYVGITRAKHRCHIWFVSNRRIHGLWQSTIPSRFLDELPETHVEVAEVEQSYGGYGRGGYGQSRFDKADPFANSYSTPGWKRAQANRTDATRDNWGTRSGHAVERIGYGESGPKGRMIDGELVAKSTSTEPSRFQMGDRVFHLKFGNGNITGIEGNKLTIDFDRAGQKRVLDGFVERV, encoded by the coding sequence TCCTCGTGCTGGCGGGCGCCGGCACCGGCAAGACCCGCGTGCTGACGACCCGCATCGCGCACATCTTAAGCACCGGCCGCGCCTTCCCCTCGCAGATCCTCGCCGTCACCTTCACCAACAAGGCGGCGCGCGAAATGAAGGAGCGCATCGCGCTGCTCGTCGGCGGCGCCGTCGAAGGCATGCCCTGGCTCGGCACCTTCCACTCGATTGGTGTCAAGCTCCTTCGCCGCCACGCCGAGCTCGTCAACCTGCGGTCCGATTTCACCATCCTCGATACCGACGACGTCGTGCGCCTCATCAAGCAACTGATCCAGGCCGAGGGCCTCGACGACAAGCGCTGGCCGGCCAAGCAATTCGCCGGAATGATCGATACGTGGAAAAACAAGGGGCTCGGTCCCGCCGACATCCCCGAAGGCGACGCCCGCGCCTTTGCCAACGGCAAGGGCCGCGAACTCTACTTCGCCTATCAGGCGCGACTGATGAGCTTGAACGCCTGTGATTTCGGCGACCTGCTCATGCATCCCATTGCCATTTTCCGCAAGAACCCGGACCTGCTCAAGGAATACCACCAGCGCTTCCGCTATATCCTCGTCGACGAATATCAGGATACCAACACCGCGCAGTACATGTGGCTGCGGCTGTTGGCACAGCGGCCGGGCCGCAAGTCGACCTCGCCCCTGGTGGGGGGGATGCCCGGCAGGGCAGAGGGAGATATCGGGTCGGACACCGGCTCGAGAAGATCCGCCTTTGTCGCCTCCCCCGACATCTCCTCGAAAAGGGAAGAGATCGCGGAAACCACCATCAACATCTGCTGCGTCGGCGACGACGACCAGTCGATCTACGGCTGGCGCGGCGCCGAAGTGGACAATATCCTGCGCTTCGAGAAAGATTTCCCGGGCGCCAAGGTCATCAAGCTGGAGCGCAACTACCGCTCGACCGAACACATCCTCGGCGCCGCCGCGCATCTAATCGCGCACAACGAAGGCCGCCTGGGCAAGACGCTGTTTACCGACCGCGTCGACCCGGAAGACGTCAAGGTGCAGGTGCATGCTTCCTGGGACAGCGAAGAGGAAGCCCGCGCCATCGGCGAGGAGATTGAGGCCCTGCAGCGCAAGCAGCACGACCTCAACGACATGGCGATCCTGGTGCGGGCCTCCTTCCAGATGCGCGAATTCGAAGACCGCTTCGTGACGCTCGGGCTCAACTACCGCGTAATCGGCGGCCCGCGCTTTTACGAGCGCCTCGAAATCCGCGATGCCATGGCTTATTTCCGCCTCGTCGCGCAGCCCGCCGACGACCTCGCCTTCGAGCGCATCATCAACACCCCGAAGCGTGGCCTCGGTGAGACGACCGTGCGCGCGCTGCACGACTATGCCCGTGCCCGTGATATCCCGATGCTCGCAGCAGCGGCCGACATCATCGAAACAGACGAGCTGAAACCGAAGGCGCGCAAAGCGCTTTTCGACGTGGTGCACAGCTTCAGGAACTGGCAGCAAAGGCTTGAAACGACTCCGCATACCGAACTTGCCGAGCAGATCCTCGAAGAGTCCGGCTACACCGACATGTGGAAGGCCGACAAGACGGCGGAAGCGCCCGGCCGGCTGGAAAACCTCAAGGAACTGATCCGCTCGATGGAAAGCTTCGAGTCGTTGCGTGGCTTCCTGGAGCACGTCGCACTGGTCATGGATGCCGAGCAGAACGAAAACCTCGACGCCGTTTCGATCATGACGCTGCACTCGGCCAAGGGGTTGGAGTTCGACACCGTCTTTTTGCCGGGCTGGGAAGAGGGCCTCTTCCCGCATCAGCGCTCGCTCGACGAAAGCGGCCGCGCCGGCCTTGAGGAGGAGCGCCGCCTCGCCTATGTCGGCATCACCCGCGCCAAGCACCGCTGCCACATCTGGTTCGTCTCCAACCGCCGCATCCACGGTCTCTGGCAATCGACCATCCCCTCCCGCTTCCTCGACGAACTGCCGGAAACCCATGTGGAAGTCGCCGAAGTCGAGCAGAGCTACGGCGGTTACGGCCGCGGCGGCTACGGCCAATCGCGCTTCGACAAGGCCGACCCCTTCGCCAATTCCTATTCCACCCCCGGGTGGAAACGCGCCCAAGCCAACAGGACCGATGCCACCCGCGACAACTGGGGCACGCGCTCGGGCCACGCCGTCGAACGTATCGGCTACGGCGAAAGCGGCCCCAAGGGTCGCATGATCGACGGCGAACTCGTCGCCAAATCCACCTCCACCGAACCATCCCGCTTCCAGATGGGCGACCGCGTCTTCCACCTGAAATTCGGCAATGGGAATATTACCGGGATCGAGGGCAACAAACTGACGATCGATTTTGATCGGGCCGGGCAAAAGCGGGTGTTGGATGGGTTTGTGGAACGGGTTTGA
- a CDS encoding DUF488 domain-containing protein: protein MAISIVQLGSPRSKDEGLRIGTVRRPPRGVAKEEFASRDYYDVWLPMLAPSQELVAMAKAAQTEAEWQAFSRAYRKEMNAPDTSRVLDTLAALSHTANFAVGCYCENESRCHRSLLRGLLAERGAQLRAQARA from the coding sequence ATGGCAATCAGCATCGTGCAACTGGGCTCGCCACGGAGCAAGGACGAGGGCCTTCGCATCGGCACTGTGCGCCGCCCGCCGCGCGGCGTGGCGAAGGAGGAGTTTGCGAGCCGCGACTATTACGACGTTTGGCTGCCGATGCTGGCGCCGAGCCAGGAGCTGGTGGCCATGGCGAAGGCAGCGCAGACCGAAGCCGAGTGGCAGGCCTTCTCCCGCGCCTATCGCAAGGAAATGAACGCACCTGACACCAGTCGGGTCCTCGACACGCTGGCCGCACTCTCGCACACCGCCAACTTCGCCGTCGGCTGCTACTGCGAAAATGAAAGCCGCTGCCACCGCAGCCTGCTGCGCGGGCTTCTTGCCGAGCGTGGCGCGCAGCTCAGGGCGCAGGCCCGCGCCTAG
- the pncA gene encoding bifunctional nicotinamidase/pyrazinamidase yields MRALLLVDIQNGFCPGGNLPVPEGDQVVPVANKLIDSGMYDLVVASQDWHPPGHGSFASSHPGKKPFEMGVLSGKPQMMWPDHCVKNTLDAELHPALKSEEIDLIQQKGENPLVDSYSAFRDNDQDASTGLSDFLLDQGVTELDVCGLATDYCVKFSALDALEMMPGIKVRFVEDASRGITPEGVAAAIKDMRARGIEIIDSQKALAG; encoded by the coding sequence ATGAGAGCGTTATTGCTGGTCGATATTCAGAATGGTTTTTGCCCGGGCGGCAATCTTCCGGTGCCGGAAGGCGATCAGGTCGTGCCGGTCGCAAACAAGCTGATCGACAGCGGCATGTACGATCTGGTCGTCGCCTCGCAGGACTGGCATCCACCCGGCCACGGAAGCTTTGCCTCCTCCCATCCGGGCAAGAAGCCTTTCGAAATGGGCGTGCTTTCCGGGAAGCCGCAGATGATGTGGCCGGATCACTGCGTAAAGAACACCCTCGACGCCGAACTGCATCCGGCGCTGAAATCCGAAGAGATCGATCTCATCCAGCAGAAGGGCGAAAATCCGCTGGTGGACAGCTATTCCGCCTTCCGCGACAACGACCAGGATGCCTCGACCGGTCTTTCCGATTTCCTCCTAGACCAGGGCGTGACAGAGCTCGACGTCTGCGGCCTGGCGACCGACTATTGTGTCAAATTCTCGGCGCTCGATGCGCTGGAGATGATGCCCGGTATCAAGGTTCGCTTTGTCGAGGATGCAAGCCGCGGCATCACGCCGGAAGGCGTGGCTGCCGCAATCAAGGACATGCGCGCACGTGGCATAGAGATCATCGACAGCCAAAAGGCGCTCGCCGGCTGA
- a CDS encoding DUF2164 domain-containing protein, with translation MKPIDFSREDKAALIARIQHFFEKELDHPVGLLRSELVLDFFAKEIGAAYYRQGLQHAHTAFLKRADDLADDIYGLEQGARD, from the coding sequence ATGAAGCCGATAGATTTTTCCAGAGAAGATAAGGCGGCGCTGATTGCGCGTATCCAGCACTTCTTCGAAAAGGAACTGGATCATCCTGTCGGGCTGCTCAGGTCGGAACTGGTCCTCGACTTCTTTGCCAAGGAGATCGGCGCCGCCTATTACAGGCAAGGCCTGCAACATGCACATACGGCGTTCTTGAAGCGTGCCGACGACCTTGCGGACGATATCTACGGGCTGGAGCAGGGAGCGCGGGACTGA
- a CDS encoding AzlC family ABC transporter permease: MSRADFVEGLRGGFTVAVASAPFAALFGALAVDNGMSLSELMLMSATVYAGASQMVGIELFGNNVQAWLIVASILAVNFRHVLYSAAIARYVRHFTPLQKFFTFFLLVDPQFAEMVKRGEEGKPVTFIWYFGFGIIIYVPWVLVSLLGGLLGGFIGDPKALGLDILLPAYFLGIVLGFRNRSNFLPVALVSAVASAIAYHYVGSPWHVSLGAAAGITLAALLPLPGALKPEPENEPHEV; the protein is encoded by the coding sequence ATGAGTCGCGCGGATTTCGTCGAGGGTTTGCGGGGCGGCTTCACCGTCGCCGTGGCGTCCGCGCCTTTCGCAGCGCTATTCGGCGCGCTTGCCGTTGATAACGGCATGTCGCTTTCCGAGCTGATGCTGATGAGCGCCACCGTCTATGCGGGTGCCAGCCAGATGGTCGGCATCGAGCTTTTCGGAAACAACGTCCAGGCCTGGCTTATCGTCGCCTCCATTCTCGCCGTCAACTTTCGCCATGTTCTCTATTCGGCGGCAATCGCGCGCTACGTACGCCATTTCACGCCGCTGCAGAAGTTCTTCACCTTCTTCCTGCTCGTTGACCCGCAATTCGCCGAGATGGTGAAGCGCGGCGAGGAGGGCAAGCCGGTCACCTTCATCTGGTACTTCGGCTTCGGCATCATCATCTACGTGCCCTGGGTTCTGGTCAGCCTTCTCGGCGGGCTGCTCGGCGGCTTCATCGGGGATCCGAAGGCGCTTGGCCTTGATATCCTGCTACCCGCTTATTTCCTTGGTATCGTCCTCGGCTTCCGCAACCGCTCCAACTTCCTGCCGGTCGCCCTCGTCAGCGCCGTCGCCTCTGCGATCGCCTACCACTATGTCGGGTCACCCTGGCATGTCAGCCTGGGCGCTGCGGCCGGCATCACCTTGGCTGCGCTGCTGCCATTGCCTGGCGCGCTCAAACCCGAACCAGAAAACGAACCGCACGAGGTCTGA
- a CDS encoding AzlD family protein yields MEFDLQMVLVILASAVATYATRIGGYVLITTMKRIPPRMEAALNAVPAAVLTTIVAPAFFDGGWDSKLSLVVALIVGLKVSHTWMLVAAWLVVMGWRRTVGF; encoded by the coding sequence ATGGAATTCGATCTGCAGATGGTCCTTGTGATCCTCGCATCGGCTGTTGCGACCTATGCAACACGTATTGGCGGCTATGTGCTCATCACCACCATGAAACGAATCCCACCGCGCATGGAGGCAGCCCTCAACGCCGTCCCTGCGGCAGTGCTGACGACCATCGTCGCACCGGCCTTCTTCGACGGCGGTTGGGATTCCAAGCTATCGCTTGTCGTCGCCCTCATCGTCGGTCTCAAGGTGTCGCACACCTGGATGCTCGTCGCGGCCTGGCTTGTCGTCATGGGCTGGCGCCGCACGGTCGGATTCTAG
- a CDS encoding aminopeptidase P family protein translates to MFQSFEVTSTPQFGRDRVGRLRASFEELGIDAFLVPRADEYNGEYVPACAERLAWLTGFTGSAGIALITHSQAIIFVDGRYVTQLAEQVDGSVFTGGDLVNEPPHVWIPKNGKQGMRLGIDPWLHSGADVRRLEKALSEIGGTLVILPHNPLDRLWTDRPAEPLGAVVIHNVVQAGVLAKDKIATIAADLAKKNAAAVLIADPSSIAWIFNIRGADVPHTPHPLARAIIHADGKAELFLDKRKTSIEPEAYLAQICVQLPPSSLDERLAAVSKDGGRVMIDPDIASHALADIIRKSGGEVVEGNDPAKLPRAVKNSVELNGSAAAHLQDGAAMVEFLYWLSQERPGTVTEIAAAEKLEAVRASVGQNMQNPLKDISFDTISGAGEHAAIMHYRVTVDTDRTINAGELFLIDSGAQYINGTTDITRTVGIGAVSDEQKRFFTLVLKGMIQISTARFPKGTRGCDLDPLARIALWRAGVDFGHGTGHGVGSYLSVHEGPQRISRLSTQELLPGMILSNEPGYYRPGSFGIRIENLIYVREAEDIDGGDMPMLGFETLTFCPIDRTIVIPELLTHDELHWFNDYHARTRDALMPLIHDQDVKSWLENATLPLEY, encoded by the coding sequence ATGTTCCAGTCATTTGAGGTTACTTCCACGCCACAATTCGGCCGCGATCGGGTCGGGCGGCTGCGCGCCAGTTTCGAGGAGCTCGGCATCGACGCCTTTCTCGTGCCGCGTGCTGACGAGTACAACGGCGAATATGTGCCGGCATGCGCCGAGCGCCTGGCGTGGCTGACCGGCTTTACCGGGTCTGCGGGAATTGCGCTCATCACCCATAGCCAGGCGATCATTTTCGTCGACGGCCGCTACGTCACGCAGCTTGCCGAGCAGGTTGATGGTTCCGTCTTTACCGGCGGCGACCTCGTCAACGAGCCGCCGCATGTCTGGATTCCCAAGAACGGCAAGCAGGGAATGCGTCTTGGCATCGATCCGTGGCTGCATTCCGGCGCCGACGTGCGGCGTCTTGAAAAGGCGCTTTCCGAGATCGGCGGCACGCTGGTGATCCTGCCGCACAATCCGCTCGACAGGCTCTGGACGGACCGGCCGGCCGAACCGCTCGGGGCCGTGGTCATCCACAATGTCGTCCAGGCCGGCGTGCTGGCAAAGGACAAGATCGCGACGATCGCTGCCGATCTTGCCAAGAAGAATGCGGCAGCCGTGCTCATTGCCGATCCGTCTTCGATTGCGTGGATCTTCAACATACGCGGTGCCGACGTTCCGCATACGCCGCATCCTCTTGCCCGTGCGATCATCCATGCCGACGGCAAGGCTGAGCTGTTCCTTGATAAGCGCAAGACAAGCATCGAGCCGGAAGCTTACCTGGCGCAGATATGCGTGCAGCTGCCGCCGTCTTCGCTTGACGAGCGCCTTGCTGCCGTGTCGAAGGATGGCGGCCGGGTTATGATCGATCCGGACATCGCCTCCCATGCGCTTGCCGACATCATCCGCAAGTCGGGCGGCGAAGTGGTGGAGGGTAACGATCCTGCCAAGCTGCCGCGGGCGGTGAAGAACAGCGTCGAACTCAACGGCTCGGCGGCGGCCCACCTGCAGGACGGTGCGGCGATGGTCGAGTTCCTCTACTGGCTGTCGCAGGAAAGGCCGGGCACGGTGACGGAGATTGCCGCGGCCGAGAAGCTGGAGGCCGTGCGCGCCAGCGTCGGCCAAAACATGCAGAACCCGCTCAAGGATATTTCATTCGACACGATTTCCGGCGCCGGCGAGCATGCCGCGATCATGCACTACCGCGTGACGGTCGATACAGACCGGACAATCAATGCCGGGGAGCTTTTCCTGATCGATTCCGGCGCCCAATACATCAATGGCACTACCGACATCACCCGCACCGTCGGCATCGGCGCGGTCTCGGATGAGCAGAAGCGCTTTTTCACACTGGTGCTGAAAGGCATGATCCAGATCAGCACGGCGCGCTTTCCGAAAGGCACTCGGGGCTGCGATCTCGATCCGCTGGCGCGCATTGCGCTCTGGCGGGCGGGCGTCGATTTCGGGCACGGCACCGGCCATGGCGTCGGCTCGTATCTTTCCGTGCACGAGGGACCGCAGCGCATATCGAGGCTTTCCACGCAGGAGCTGCTGCCGGGCATGATCCTTTCCAACGAGCCGGGTTATTACCGGCCGGGCAGCTTCGGCATCCGCATCGAAAACCTGATCTATGTGCGCGAGGCGGAAGACATCGATGGCGGCGACATGCCGATGTTGGGCTTCGAGACGCTGACCTTCTGCCCGATCGACCGCACGATCGTTATTCCCGAACTGCTGACGCATGACGAGCTGCACTGGTTCAACGACTATCATGCCCGCACCCGCGACGCGCTGATGCCGCTGATCCACGACCAGGACGTCAAGTCGTGGCTGGAGAATGCGACGCTGCCGCTGGAATACTGA
- a CDS encoding 50S ribosomal protein L11 methyltransferase, whose amino-acid sequence MSEIRLFVTTAEKKAGQVLDLLTEVFGEEDFAIATTEIDEKKDIWEASVYMMREDEDEVRLRVEEALKAFPDLTVEREVIPDIDWVAKSLEGLRPVRAGRFLVHGSHDRGRVRPGDIGIEIDAGQAFGTGHHGTTSGCLEVIDSVLRSRPVGNALDLGTGSGVLAIAVRKLKKIPVLATDIDPIATRVAAENVRRNGIASGIVAKTAPGFHSTAFAEHGPFDLIIANILARPLIKMAPKLAQHLAPCGSVILSGILAEQRWKVLSAYNGAKLRHVRTIWRNGWVTIHLDRP is encoded by the coding sequence GTGAGTGAAATTCGCCTGTTTGTGACGACGGCTGAAAAGAAGGCCGGGCAGGTTCTCGATCTTCTGACGGAAGTTTTCGGTGAAGAAGACTTCGCGATTGCGACGACCGAGATCGATGAGAAGAAGGATATCTGGGAAGCCTCCGTCTATATGATGAGGGAGGACGAAGATGAGGTTCGCCTTCGCGTCGAGGAGGCGCTGAAGGCGTTCCCCGACCTGACGGTCGAGCGCGAAGTCATTCCCGATATCGATTGGGTGGCGAAGTCCCTTGAGGGCCTGAGGCCTGTTCGGGCAGGGCGCTTCCTGGTGCATGGCTCGCATGACCGCGGCAGGGTCCGCCCCGGCGATATCGGCATCGAGATCGATGCTGGGCAGGCCTTCGGCACCGGCCATCACGGCACGACCTCCGGCTGCCTGGAGGTAATCGACAGCGTGTTGCGTTCGCGCCCCGTCGGCAATGCGCTGGACCTCGGCACGGGCAGCGGCGTCCTGGCGATTGCGGTGAGAAAGCTCAAGAAGATCCCGGTTCTCGCAACCGACATCGACCCGATCGCCACGCGTGTCGCGGCCGAAAACGTACGCCGGAACGGCATTGCCTCGGGAATCGTTGCGAAGACTGCGCCAGGTTTTCATTCGACGGCATTTGCCGAACACGGGCCGTTCGACCTCATCATCGCCAATATTCTGGCACGGCCGCTGATCAAGATGGCGCCGAAGCTGGCCCAGCACCTGGCGCCTTGCGGCTCGGTGATCCTGTCCGGCATCCTCGCAGAACAGCGCTGGAAGGTGCTTTCGGCCTATAACGGTGCAAAGCTCCGCCACGTCCGCACCATCTGGCGGAACGGCTGGGTGACGATCCATCTGGACCGTCCGTAA
- a CDS encoding SCO family protein — MKNFRVAVWVAVIIVAAVLGWLTLNITKTRDMPLADGPYGVPFSLVSQSGEPITEQALRGKPSAVFFGFTHCPEVCPTTLFELNGWMEKVDPAGDKIQAYFVTVDPERDTPEIMNQYVSNVSKRITGISGPPEKVTDVIKGFRVYAKKVPVDEKDPNGEYTMDHTASVFLLDSEGRFAGTIAYGENPDTAVKKLENLISKG; from the coding sequence ATGAAGAATTTCCGTGTTGCTGTTTGGGTGGCCGTCATCATCGTCGCGGCGGTGCTCGGATGGCTGACGCTGAACATCACGAAGACGAGGGATATGCCGCTCGCCGATGGGCCCTACGGCGTTCCTTTCTCGCTCGTTTCGCAAAGCGGCGAGCCGATCACCGAGCAGGCCTTGCGCGGCAAGCCGAGCGCGGTCTTCTTCGGCTTCACGCATTGCCCCGAGGTGTGCCCGACGACGCTCTTCGAGCTCAATGGCTGGATGGAAAAAGTCGATCCGGCTGGCGACAAAATACAGGCCTATTTCGTTACGGTCGATCCGGAGCGAGACACGCCGGAAATCATGAACCAGTATGTCTCGAACGTTTCGAAGCGCATCACGGGCATATCCGGTCCGCCGGAGAAGGTGACCGACGTCATCAAGGGCTTCCGCGTCTACGCCAAGAAGGTGCCGGTCGATGAGAAGGATCCGAATGGCGAATATACGATGGATCACACGGCGTCCGTCTTCCTCCTTGATTCCGAGGGCCGTTTCGCCGGCACGATCGCCTATGGCGAAAATCCGGACACGGCGGTAAAGAAGCTGGAGAATTTGATCAGCAAGGGATGA
- a CDS encoding chemotaxis protein CheW, translating into MTSAIITQAGSHLEIVSFHLAEQEFCIDIMAIREIRGWAPVTPMPHTPPYVLGLINLRGAVIPVIDMACRLGMKMTEPSERSAIIVTDIAGKLVGLLVEQVSDMMTIKSEDLQPPPEIIPEAQRAFCRGIVALEKTMVCFLNLDTVIADELAQAA; encoded by the coding sequence ATGACAAGCGCCATCATCACACAGGCCGGTTCCCATCTCGAAATCGTTTCCTTTCATCTCGCAGAACAGGAATTCTGCATCGACATCATGGCGATCCGCGAAATCCGCGGATGGGCGCCAGTGACGCCAATGCCGCATACGCCGCCCTACGTGCTTGGCCTCATCAACCTTCGCGGTGCAGTGATCCCGGTCATCGACATGGCATGCCGTCTCGGCATGAAGATGACGGAGCCGTCGGAACGCTCCGCCATCATCGTCACCGACATCGCCGGCAAGCTCGTCGGTCTCCTCGTCGAGCAGGTTTCCGACATGATGACCATCAAGAGCGAGGACCTGCAACCGCCGCCGGAAATCATCCCGGAAGCCCAGCGCGCCTTCTGCCGCGGTATCGTGGCATTGGAAAAGACCATGGTCTGCTTCCTCAACCTCGACACCGTCATCGCCGATGAGCTGGCGCAGGCTGCGTAA
- a CDS encoding CreA family protein codes for MSTLRKLVLSAASVAALGAGAASAEVVGKVGVDWIGNDIIVDAIADPQVKGVTCHVTYFDRSVIDRMKNGNWFEDPSNNSIACRQTGPIEIGDINLSRDGDEVFKAGMSLIWKKLVVNRIYDKTNDTLIYLAHSRELTDGSAKMSISTIPLYGQNVTWKNAKPQ; via the coding sequence ATGTCCACTTTGCGCAAGCTTGTTCTTTCCGCCGCTTCGGTTGCCGCGCTTGGCGCAGGTGCGGCGTCTGCCGAGGTTGTCGGCAAGGTCGGGGTCGACTGGATCGGCAACGACATCATCGTCGATGCCATCGCCGATCCGCAGGTGAAGGGCGTGACCTGCCACGTCACTTATTTCGACCGCAGCGTGATCGACCGGATGAAAAACGGCAACTGGTTCGAGGATCCTTCGAACAATTCGATCGCCTGCCGCCAGACGGGACCGATCGAGATCGGTGACATCAATCTCTCCAGAGATGGCGACGAGGTGTTCAAGGCGGGCATGTCGCTCATCTGGAAGAAACTGGTCGTCAACCGCATCTACGACAAGACCAACGACACGCTGATCTATCTCGCACATTCGCGCGAACTGACAGATGGCTCGGCGAAGATGTCGATCTCGACGATCCCGCTCTATGGCCAGAACGTCACCTGGAAGAACGCCAAGCCGCAATAG
- a CDS encoding 3'-5' exonuclease: MKTIAIDFETANEQRGSACSLGLAWIEEGRITRVEERLIRPKDMRFSGMNIAIHGIRPEHVEDAPEFPEVMDEFHDEFQGAMMIAHNAAFDFSVWRASLDLYRQSYPELTYLCSLKMAQRIWPQFLSHRLNVIAEHLGLRFSHHNAAEDAAVCAHAAIEMARAVKAAAVHAIPAAIGMRPGRLMANGYEPCTCRKA; the protein is encoded by the coding sequence TTGAAGACCATAGCCATCGATTTCGAAACGGCCAATGAGCAGCGCGGCAGCGCGTGTTCGCTCGGGCTTGCCTGGATCGAGGAGGGCAGGATCACTCGTGTCGAGGAGCGGCTGATCCGGCCGAAGGATATGCGTTTTTCCGGGATGAATATTGCAATCCACGGCATCAGGCCCGAGCATGTGGAAGATGCGCCGGAATTTCCGGAAGTCATGGACGAGTTCCATGATGAATTCCAAGGCGCGATGATGATCGCGCACAACGCCGCCTTCGATTTCAGCGTCTGGCGCGCTTCGCTCGACCTTTATCGCCAGTCATATCCGGAACTCACCTATCTCTGCAGCCTCAAGATGGCGCAGCGCATCTGGCCGCAGTTCCTCTCGCACAGATTGAACGTGATTGCCGAGCATCTGGGCCTGCGCTTTTCCCACCACAACGCCGCGGAGGATGCTGCCGTCTGCGCGCATGCGGCGATCGAGATGGCAAGGGCTGTCAAGGCCGCTGCAGTGCATGCGATTCCCGCGGCAATCGGCATGCGGCCCGGCAGGCTTATGGCAAACGGTTACGAGCCCTGCACCTGCCGCAAGGCATAG
- a CDS encoding GNAT family N-acetyltransferase, whose protein sequence is MKELESNAAERPPAMAGLIIRALRASDIEAVTALINLPGFRFGTLRLPYQTVDETRKRFESAGPGQVNLVAELDGRIVGDAGMMRYLGRRAHAAHIGMGVHDDFTGKGIGRALLAELIDMADNWLNIKRLELSVYTDNEAAIALYRRFGFEEEGLLKAFAFRAGGYVDAYAMARVRLQPNSL, encoded by the coding sequence TTGAAAGAGTTGGAAAGCAATGCAGCCGAACGTCCGCCGGCGATGGCAGGCTTGATCATCCGGGCGTTGCGCGCCTCTGATATCGAGGCGGTGACGGCGCTCATCAACTTGCCAGGCTTCCGCTTCGGCACCCTGCGCCTGCCGTATCAAACCGTCGACGAGACCCGAAAACGCTTCGAAAGCGCCGGCCCCGGCCAGGTCAACCTCGTTGCGGAACTGGATGGCCGGATCGTCGGTGACGCAGGCATGATGCGCTATCTGGGGCGGCGCGCCCATGCAGCCCACATCGGCATGGGAGTCCACGACGATTTCACCGGCAAGGGCATCGGCAGGGCACTGCTGGCCGAACTCATCGACATGGCTGACAACTGGCTGAACATAAAACGACTGGAATTATCGGTGTATACCGACAACGAGGCTGCGATCGCCCTCTACAGAAGATTCGGCTTCGAAGAGGAAGGCCTGCTTAAAGCCTTCGCCTTCCGCGCCGGAGGTTATGTCGACGCCTAT